A part of Bacillus thuringiensis genomic DNA contains:
- a CDS encoding excalibur calcium-binding domain-containing protein, whose translation MAILSNIGTALFFIAFILLILCIISFFKKNGTAKQYGRPTVILFMISILLIGMGTTKSEHPVIDFFATLSFILFIFFLVLAILSVIKKTGVAKKQFIITAILFVIFVALSSISAPSSEKTAATSKKVASNNAEQKESEKKKELEKKEADEKTQKQEDEKRQAEEQARKQEDEKRQAEEQARKQQEEQKRLADEQARKQQEEQKRLADEQARKQQEEQKRQADEQVRKQQEEQKKAQQAQTQPASGNTSNAYYKNCAAVRAAGKAPLYRDQPGYSSHLDRDGDGVACEK comes from the coding sequence ATGGCGATTTTGAGTAATATTGGTACAGCTTTATTTTTTATTGCTTTTATTCTTTTAATACTATGTATCATTTCATTCTTTAAGAAAAATGGAACAGCAAAACAATATGGTCGTCCTACTGTTATTCTTTTTATGATTTCAATTCTCTTAATAGGAATGGGCACTACAAAATCTGAACACCCAGTCATCGATTTTTTTGCTACTTTAAGTTTCATTTTATTTATTTTTTTCCTTGTTCTAGCAATCTTATCCGTAATTAAAAAGACAGGTGTAGCAAAAAAACAATTTATTATCACTGCTATTTTATTTGTCATTTTTGTTGCATTATCAAGTATTTCAGCTCCTTCTTCTGAAAAGACGGCAGCCACTAGTAAAAAAGTTGCTTCTAACAATGCAGAACAAAAAGAGAGCGAGAAGAAAAAAGAATTAGAAAAGAAAGAAGCGGACGAAAAAACTCAAAAGCAAGAAGATGAGAAGCGTCAAGCGGAAGAACAAGCTCGTAAGCAAGAGGATGAAAAACGCCAAGCCGAAGAGCAAGCTCGTAAACAACAAGAAGAGCAAAAACGTCTAGCTGATGAACAAGCTCGTAAACAACAAGAAGAGCAAAAACGTCTAGCTGATGAACAGGCTCGTAAACAACAAGAAGAACAAAAACGCCAGGCTGATGAACAAGTTCGTAAACAACAAGAGGAACAGAAAAAAGCACAGCAAGCTCAAACACAACCTGCTTCCGGAAATACTAGTAATGCATACTACAAAAATTGCGCTGCAGTTAGAGCTGCTGGAAAAGCTCCATTATATAGAGATCAACCAGGATATAGCTCTCACCTTGATCGTGATGGCGATGGAGTCGCATGTGAAAAATAG